Proteins from one Legionella taurinensis genomic window:
- a CDS encoding protein adenylyltransferase SelO gives MRLHFDNSFARLPDTFYTLLDATPVNDCELIHVNEGVAARLGIGADVLSSPSFAHYFGGNQRLPGSKPLAMVYAGHQFGYYVPQLGDGRALLLGEIINAEGERWDIQLKGSGQTPYSRMGDGRAVLRSTVREYLASEALHALGIPTTLALCIVATHEPVYRHVPEPGAVLTRVAESHIRIGHFEYFYYTRQFEAVKQLADYVLTRHYPDQPHDENGYAYLFEQAVLRTARLIAQWQAVGFCHGVMNTDNMSVLGLTIDYGPFGFLDAYDAAHVCNSSDETGRYAFDRQPAIAFWNLMAFAQALTPLLPQDTLRSILDLFQPELVKAYSDFMRKKMGWQLPQEEDMELINAMLDLMQQRRLDYTLFLRTLSDYALHQDDRCFDRLTCRPEALKPWLEAYAARCAREGARADERSQQMKSVNPKYILRNYLAQQAIDAAYEHQDYSEIDRLFRVLQRPFDEQPDKAHYAQLPPEWAARISVSCSS, from the coding sequence ATGCGTCTTCATTTTGATAACAGCTTTGCCCGCTTGCCGGATACGTTCTATACCCTGCTTGATGCGACACCCGTAAATGACTGTGAATTGATCCATGTCAATGAAGGGGTGGCTGCGCGTCTTGGCATTGGCGCTGACGTGTTAAGCTCCCCTTCATTCGCCCATTATTTTGGCGGCAATCAACGCCTGCCCGGCAGTAAGCCCCTGGCCATGGTGTATGCGGGACATCAATTCGGCTATTACGTGCCGCAACTGGGCGATGGCCGGGCTCTGTTGCTTGGCGAAATCATTAATGCTGAGGGCGAGCGCTGGGACATTCAATTAAAAGGTTCAGGCCAAACGCCCTATTCCCGCATGGGGGATGGCCGGGCGGTGCTGCGTTCGACCGTTCGCGAGTACTTAGCCTCCGAAGCCCTTCATGCCCTGGGCATTCCAACCACCCTGGCCTTGTGCATTGTGGCAACGCATGAGCCGGTTTACCGTCATGTGCCGGAGCCTGGTGCGGTATTGACCCGCGTGGCTGAATCGCACATCCGTATCGGCCATTTTGAGTATTTTTACTATACCCGTCAATTTGAAGCAGTGAAGCAGTTGGCCGATTATGTGTTAACACGGCATTATCCTGACCAACCGCACGATGAAAACGGCTACGCCTACCTTTTTGAGCAGGCGGTGTTACGCACCGCCCGTCTGATTGCGCAATGGCAGGCGGTGGGTTTTTGTCATGGGGTGATGAATACCGATAACATGTCGGTGTTGGGATTAACCATTGACTACGGTCCCTTTGGTTTTCTTGATGCCTATGACGCCGCGCACGTCTGCAACAGTTCGGATGAGACCGGTCGTTATGCCTTTGACCGGCAGCCTGCCATTGCCTTTTGGAATCTGATGGCCTTTGCTCAGGCGCTAACCCCTTTGCTGCCGCAGGACACGTTAAGGTCCATACTGGATTTGTTTCAACCGGAGCTGGTTAAGGCTTACAGCGACTTCATGCGCAAAAAAATGGGTTGGCAGTTACCGCAGGAAGAAGACATGGAACTCATCAATGCCATGCTGGATTTAATGCAGCAGCGCCGGCTCGACTACACCCTGTTTTTACGCACTTTAAGTGATTATGCGCTTCATCAGGATGACCGCTGCTTTGACCGTCTGACTTGCCGGCCTGAGGCCTTAAAGCCCTGGCTTGAAGCCTATGCTGCGCGTTGTGCCCGGGAAGGCGCCCGCGCTGATGAGCGTAGCCAGCAGATGAAAAGCGTAAACCCCAAATACATCCTGCGGAATTACCTCGCGCAACAAGCCATTGACGCCGCCTATGAACATCAGGATTACAGCGAAATCGACAGGCTCTTTCGCGTGTTGCAGAGGCCGTTTGATGAGCAGCCGGATAAAGCGCACTACGCGCAATTGCCGCCGGAATGGGCGGCGCGGATTTCGGTGAGTTGTTCTTCCTAG
- a CDS encoding GNAT family N-acetyltransferase — translation MAKVQFQVEPHPAPQDEAVLRAGIVKFNVSCIHEQASHFCLFARDDGQLIGGASLWQHSDAFYIDVLWFEDNYRRQGLGSALLDRLDKQAVSAGIKKIFVDTFSFQARDFYEKNGFAVIACVPEYLLGHDRYFLKKSLSF, via the coding sequence ATGGCTAAAGTGCAATTTCAAGTGGAACCGCACCCCGCACCGCAAGACGAGGCCGTGTTGCGCGCAGGCATTGTCAAGTTTAATGTCAGCTGCATTCATGAGCAGGCGAGCCATTTCTGTCTTTTCGCCAGAGACGATGGGCAATTGATTGGCGGCGCCTCCCTCTGGCAGCACAGTGACGCCTTTTACATCGATGTGCTGTGGTTTGAAGACAACTACCGTCGACAGGGCCTGGGTTCAGCACTTCTCGACAGGCTGGATAAGCAGGCGGTCAGTGCTGGCATTAAAAAAATATTTGTCGATACCTTTTCATTTCAAGCGCGTGATTTTTATGAAAAAAACGGTTTTGCGGTGATTGCCTGCGTACCGGAATACCTCCTGGGGCATGACCGTTATTTTCTTAAAAAAAGCCTGTCGTTCTGA